The genomic DNA GGTCTGAGAAGCTTCGAGAGGTGCGGTTGCCATTGTCTTTACTACCGAAATCACTTTtggccaacggcggcgcgagtgttctcgtcatcgccgccgccgccgtcgtcgtcgtcgtcgggagGCTTGCCGGGGCGGCGACCCAAGTGCGCACGTCAAAACCTTCACAACCCTCCAGGGATCTCCAGGGACTCGGGGCCCTTTTCCGCGTGGCAGAGCTAGCATGGGTGTTCGTTGTAAAGGAAGCCCCATGTGGGTGCTCGGCCTCAAACACGTCCCCGTCATAAGCATCTTCGCCTTGCATTCGGGAAGACTGGTGGGTTGACTGAAGGAACAAACCCATCGGCTGATGGGACTGCGAAGCGGGGCCTCCGGCCTCACCAACCCCGGATGTCGACTCCATCGGGGAGGTGTGGTGTCAGACAAGCGCTTAGGTTCTGACAAGTCTAGGGGACTGTGGCTCGGACGGTGCAACGGAAGTCGCCAGACGGACGAAGCCGTTTGGCAGAAACTCCTGGAGTCGAACGATGTGGTGATGTGCGTCTTCTGTGCGCGAACTACTCGGGAAGTAGAGAATGCAACCGATGGACGCGCGACGTCCGGCGCCGCAATGCGTCATGCAAGGCGGGCAATGTGTGCTCGAGCGCTGAGAGTAGGGTCCGCTATCGGGAAGGTTGCACATGCAGAAGACGAACGAAAAAGCAGAAGCAAGACAAACAGGACGGCGTGTCTGACAATCGGGCGACGTTCCATGGAATGCGTGACGCGTTTGGGCCTCAAGATACGAACACGCGGACACGATGAAGTGGTTCCTCCTTTCGAGTCGTGTCTCGCTCGATCAACGGGGATAATGGGAGTTGGGCCGTTGGAGGAGAGCGGATTCGAGCGCCActctggacgacgacgacggggatgAGAAGTCGGAGAAGAGCATGATGACCTTGTTCTTCTAGAAGGattaggtacctacctacagtAGGTCCTAGGGTGGTGTGTCTGCTTtgaggggagaggagggggagaggagggagagggagagggcgtTACGTACCTGCGGTCCCGTGAAAGGCTGACTAAGATTCCGTATTCGGCTCCGTCAAATGATCCACACTGCCGCATTGGGAAATGGTTTGCGGCCAATGACACAGAACAGCCTAGGAGAGAGGCACCGGAGGTACCCGCACTTACACCGTGGTGTTCAGATACTGACTGTAGCGCTGCGACAACGTACCGCGCCCTCCCGCCTTCTACCTTGCTTATAGTACTGTGCATCATATGTGTTCTCGTAGGCTTCCCCTGTCATGGATCGTGTCAGTTGCCGTCAAATTGAACTCACAAACTCAACACAGACACAGACATGACCACATCGCCTCGCCACCGCGGAAGACGTTACTGGGACTGGCGTGCGGCATAGAAGAACCCTTGTCCTGGTGTCTTCCCTCGACTACCGCCCACGTACTGCTCATTGCTCAAACAAACAACCACACATCGTACAATGTGTGAGCAGCGTCCCAACCAGCGACGGGGCTACCGCATGAGTTGAATGGCGGACAGCACCATGAACCAATCACTGAGTCGCCCCTGCAACGTCGCTCGGCCGTCTGAAACCCGCACACACTTCAAGCTTTAAAAAAGTGACAGCGTGCTTGTTGGCCCTCTGGGGCTCCTCTGAAGGAACTTTGCCCAACCCTCTTTCTCTGGTGGTGCGCCCGCCCCAGGTCCACCCTGTGGCTGGCATCCATGGCCATGAAGGGCTTACTCTATTCGGCTCAATGAGTCTCATACACTGCTTGCTCGCATCGCGATGGCCTCCCTCATGCGGTTCCCACTGTCAGTAGTCCTCCTCTAGAAGCGGCCTTCTGCCAAACTCGCTTGACCAAGCCGAAACCCTATCACAACAGACTGGCCTATTCAATGGCTTTTCGTTTGACTTCAGTTGACACGCAAATAATCGCTTACTCATGTTTCAAGGAAACGCTCTTGGCTTGGAATATGTACTCTTCACCCTCGTCTTTGGTGATACTGTCGTGCCTGTAACCCAGAACTTGTCTTTCGGACGATGCAGCCTCCTCTATGCCGCCGGGTCCTGTCAGTTTCTGGCATCGGCTACGATAACTAGAAGGCTTGCCAAAGTCTGACGTCGTGAGGGTCCGGCTCTTTTTCCTCTTTCGACGAATGGGGTCCCCGGAAGATTCTGTCTGGGATCCTCGCAAGGGCTTTCCTTCTCCCCGGCCAGTCAAGTTTCAAGCCCAGTCCCTTCCGGGCGGACCAAGACTGGGCCCTGCGGCGATGGTCCAGTGGAGCGGGACCTCGTCCGCCGGATTTGGCATCTAAGTCACCGGCAAGGAGGCAGATCGTCCGCTCCATGTTTTAGGCTCGAGATCACCACTTGGGGCGGGATCCGTATAGATATCTCCTACCTCGGCACTCCGTGTTTCTGTTTGGATCTCTTCCGTTTCCTCATCCGTCTGGCCATCCAGAAAACCTGGTGTGCCCTAAAGAAATAGACAACACATTGCACacccttttccttctccgtACACAactgctgggcagccttcttctttttttcttcttttctaTTTGGCTGCCTGTGAAAGATACCCAAGTCGATTCATCTTAATGACACAATAGGACTCTCTGGAGCCTTCCGATAACCTCTCTCCTACCTCGTAGCAACATCATGGATATGATGGACTACAGCATGACATCATCTCACCCTCAAGAAGACACGATGAAAGAGTCGAAGACACaatcaccgccgcctcctcctccaacaaGGCAAGGCACGTTGGCAAACTTCTGTATAGGATTCTTGATGGTCTTTTCGATCTTCAGCATCGGCAGAGAAGTAAAAAATGAACTGTACCCAAAGCCTAACTTGACCAGTCGGTCGACGACTAGTCGGGATATGGGATCATGGGGCCAGGCTCTCGATTCCATCGTCACCCCCGATACCGTCGAAGCCATCGGCAACGACCCCAGGCTGAGGCGGACACTCATGTCTATGGTTGACTTTACTGTCGACTTTTCTGACCAACTCGTTGCCCGCTACGAATCACCGCAGCTGCAGGAGACGAGGGAGGCTCTACAAGAGTACAAGGAGAAGATTAAAAGGAGTCTTGGGAGCCTTGAGGAGACCGATagcgagggcgatggcggaTCTAAGATCAAGAGGCGACAATTCCCAACCTTTGGGGGGTTATTTGGCGCAGCAGCACCATCAGCAGCACCTAGTGGCGGCACTGGAAatggtggcggtggcggtctTCCTAATCCCCTGGGCCTTCCTCTTCCCGGTGCCCCTGCTACACCTAGCAATACACCCGGAGGCGGTGGCAACCCTCTCGGATTGCCCGGTCTCCCTGGCTTACCGACTCCAGGaagcggtggcggcggcggcggcggcgatgccggaAACCCTCTCGGAGGACTGCTCCCTGGAGCAGGCGGAGGAAACATGTCCCCCGGAATCCTCAGCGGGCTTCTCCAGCCCCTGACCGACGGCCTCAAGAACGTCGGGAACCAGCTGGTCGCCAACCTCAACGGGCCCGGCATGTTCCTGGGAATCGGCatcggcgcgggcgcggccCAGGGGCTGAACCTGTCGACGCAGGCCAAGACGATGGAGGTCGCGTCCAAGGTGGCCGCGGACAACAACATGGAGGCCACCGGCCTCAACCCGGCGATCCAGAACCTGGGCGTCGGCCTCACGTCGACGCTCCTAGGCGCCGTCGACTTCTCGACGCTGGGCGGCAACGTCACGAACCAGCTGCAACCCATAGCCCTCTCGCTCGCGACCGGGCTCGGGaacggcaccgtcgccggcctcaagCTGAACCCCAACGCAGCGAGTCTCGAACCCGTCAACGACTCGAGCATCCCCAACGTCATCGGGaccttcggcttcggcctcaCCAAGACGGTGGTGTCCAATATCAACACTGACCAGCTCTTCAAGCAGGCCAACAACACCGATACCATCCGCCAGATCATGCGCAtcctcccggccgccgcctcgggctTCGGCAAGGGTCTGGGCCAGggcgccaccgtcggcctcggcctgcagcCGGACGCGGCGGTGCCCATGCAGCAGATGCCCGACGGGTCGATCGACTTTGGAGGCATCACGCAGACGTTCGCCAAGGGCCTGACGAGCAGCTTCCTGCAGAACGGCACGGCGGGCGAGCTGCTCAGCCGGGTGGGCGGCGCGGTCAAGTCgaacgccgaggccggcggcggcgggatcCCCTCGACCATCAACTTCAACGGCCAGCAGATCGAGGTCGGCAAGGTCGCCCAGGGCTTCGCGCGCGGCTTCCtccagggcgccggcgactcGATCCAGAGCATGGGCGGCGTGCGGTCGCTGTTCGAGGGCAACGCCACGATGCCCACGGGCGCGATGCCCGACTCCAAGGTCCAATTCGACGACTCGCTCGGTGGCGCCGCCAGCGGtttcggcgtcggcatcggcggaCAAGGCGTCCTGGTCGCCTACGGGCTGGTCAAGAACCCGCGCGGGACCCctctgcccgccgccgcaaacGCCCCGgcagcaccggcaccggccccggccccggccggAGGTAGCCCCACCCAGCGCCGGGACGTGGATCTCGTCGCCCGGCAGGACCCTCCGCCCATCGTCTCCGTCAACACGACCGACGGCTTCAACCTctccgtcgtcatcaacgCGCAGACCATCTCGATGGCCGCCCAGACCGGCGTCAACGCACTCACCTGTCAGggcatcggcggcctgggGCTCATCGGCTTCGGTCTGATCCGCAGCAAGACCATCGCCCTCGACATGgtcaccagcagcagcaacaccaccaaGGTTATCAAGCAGGTGATCCCAACTGGCACGATCAGGATCGCCAACGAGGGCCATACCtacgccatcgacggcggcgtgaTTCGCGACGCCCTGGGCAACAACATACTCGGCGCTGCGGGTGGTATCGAGATCAACGGGTTCAAGTTGCCGGCGTGGATTGCGTTCCTCATCATCCATAGTAAGTCAAAAACCCAGGTAAATGCTGAGATATTACAACTGACACCTCCGTTCTTCAGTTCTCTTCGCTATTGTCGCATATGCCAACGTCCTccccctggccctcggcctcgagcacctGCGCAACCTCCTCCTGCGTATCAACGTGCCCCAGGTGCTGCCGAACGTCCATAAGTGGAACAACATCATGTGGCTCTTCGTCATGGGGCCCTCCGTCGTGACCGTTTTCATCTTTGGCGTGCTCGTCACCGCAAAGTCGGCACACTTCCGCACTGCTCACGGGGTAAGTCCGCTGCTTGCTCTCTGCCGCAACGACCGTCCCGTAAACTCACAATACCCCTCGCAGATCATCAGCCTTTTGACGACTCTCATCGGCTTAGGTGCattcctcctccacctcgcCATCAAAGCCCGCGCCCCGCCCCAACTCCCCAATTCTTCccgctcgccggcgccggcgccaatGCCGCTCCTGAGCCTGCCCAACATCCGCGTCATGGTGAACCAGCTGTTCCTCATTATGTCTTTTGCCTCGGTCATCACCGGCTTCTCAAGCCTGAGTTCCGTCGCATTGTGCTTTACACAGGTTGTCCCCTTTGACCTGGCGCTCGTCATCGGCTTCAGCCTGTTCACTGTCTTCGTTCTGGGATGGTCGATTTCAGGATTGGATATTGCTCTTTTGGTGCGTGACTTTTGGCTGAGAAGAAAGGGCACCAAAGGTGCGTCTTCTGGTGCGGCCGAAAGGGGTGGTGTCTTGCAGGGTAAGATCTCGCCGCCCAAGATAGTggacggcgagaagggcaACTTTGCGTAGAGAAGTTGCTGTATAAGTCTTGTGTTGTTTATGATCTGGGTTTGGAGCTGTGCTCAACCCTGTTTTCACTTTCCTCTGTTCGCATACTGGTGTCAACGGAATTGGTATTGTTGACGGTCATTGCATAAGGAGACGGTATGGAGTTTGGTACAAGTAGGATGAAAGACTGGCACAAAAGACAGTCGGATACTATCGCGGTGGATATACTCCTGGTGTTGTCTAGTGCTGCAGGAACCAGGGCGGCCTTGACTCTCATTATACCCCAGCCCGCTCACTTTGCGGCTATGAATTTGCATACTTTATGTGGCCAATCTTTTCTTTATGTTTTTTGCTGTGACTGAGAAACCGGGGTATTGTTATATGCCAAGATTACTATTTCCAAATTGAGATCTTGCTTCTGTATCTACCTTTTCATGCTTCTTGATATGAAGAATCGGCATTACCCCATGCAACAGACTTCGGGAACAACTCTAATACCATGACGCCCGACACACCTCAAAACTCGATCACATTCTCAGGATGTCCAGTGGTGACCTTGTTCACGGTACAGCTCGCATCCTCCCAGAGCCCACCATCAGTCATCATCCCACAGATGCCAGCTGCTACTGGGCCTCACGTCCAGCACGCACCGCCTCTTCTTCCGCGGCCCGACGACCTCCCTTCCGTTGCTCAGGAAGAACTCCtccgtctcgccgccggggatCTGCCTCACCATGCCCAGCCCCGCGAGGTCCGTCTTGGTGCACTTCATCCGCAGGTGCCGGAAGTACTTGCGGTAGAACATGCGCTGCATGACGAGCTTCTGCGCCACGTCGCGGGGCAAGTactcggcgagctgggcgcgcagggcctcgagggccgcgCGTTGGTTCGTCGCGTCGGGCGGCTCGTAGTCGTTGCTGAGCAGGAGACGGGGCACGTCCTGGTAGAAGGCGTTCTTGGCCGGGATGCCGCTCGTCAAGTAGCCCTCGTGGATCATCCACACGGGGAAGCGGGCTGCCGCGCGGTCGTCCACCAGCTGGATCGCCTCAGTGTAGGACTCGAGGTTCGCCAGGCTCTTGGACAGAGGGGCGCAGCCCGGCACAGGGGTCAGGTCCCAGGTCTCGGGCCCGCCGCGGTCGCGGGTTCCGAAGTGGCGGATGCCGACGCCCAGCGGGTCGAAGGCGAGGCAGTCGCTCAGAAAGATGTCGAGCGGGATCTCGCTGCTCCAGGGGAAGGTGAAGATGACGGTATCGAAGGACGGGTTGATGAGCACCGGCCAGGCGATCTTGTTGGTCGGGTGCATCGGCAGCTGCACGCGGTAGAAAGCGCGCGTCTCGGCCCGGCATTCGCGGTTCACCCACATGAGGGCCGGCAGCGTGTTGTCGGCGCTCCACGCGATGTTGGACGCGAGGTTGCCCAGCGCGTTGGGCGCGAAATGGATCTTCTTCAGGTCGTTCATGCATCGTATCTCGACGATGCGAGGCCGCTCCAGGTAGAAGCGGAGGATCTTGGACCGGAGCTCCGGCGGCAGGCGGGAGAAGGGGTGGAATGAGGTGAGGGGGGCCCCGGAGATGTTTccgacgccgctgccgttATTatcgctgctgctgctattgttgctgctggcggtgctATCGATCGGGGCCGTGGGCGCTTCTGAGGAAGTAACAGTCTGTGACAAGTCCAAGGGGACGGGTGGAGGGTGGGTGATAGTCCAAGGTCCGTACGGGACGCCGGACCGGAACTGGAAGCGATCCTCGGGCTTCACCGGTGTTGGCGGCCGGTGGAGGTCGATgtggcggcgctggccgCAGGTGGGACACGGCGCGGACGACGTTGATGGAAAGCTGCCAATGgaggcgccgacgccgacactGAGAGaggtcgatgacgacgatgacgaagacgacgagggaACGGTTGTGGTCTGGGCCGTCGTTGTTGATGTCGCCGGCGAAtgtgaggccgaggtggcaGCGGacatggccgccgtcgaggggcCGGATTGTCCTGCGAGAAGAGTTTCCGGCTCACCTGACTGCGCACGCGTTTCCGAGTGCTGCCGGAGTGGGCGACTACGCCGTCtagccaccgccgccgccgccgccgtcgtcgtcgttgttgcAGTCGTGGTCTGGGTGCCCCTCTCAACGCTGCCTGCAGCCAAGtcttgtcctcctcctcctgctcccccggctgctggcactgctgctgctgctgccagcAGGGCGTCCTTGCGTGTGCGGATGCGAACCGAAAGACCTCTTAGCCACGTCCCTTTCCACTTCTTCTTGAGCTGTTGCTGGTGGTCTTGGTCCCTGGGCGGGGGATGGGAGGCGGCTTGGTTGATGTTCGGGACGGACGCCATGGCGGGCTGCGATGGGCGAAATGCCCTCTCCTGGCTGGTTCTTGTTGCTCACCTTACTCTTGCTTCTATTTACTGCTGCTGCGGTTGATGCTTTTGATCCTGCGACAGCGCTGTCACGATGTATAGCAAGCAGAGTAGCTCGTCCCAGACAGGTAGGATGATTCGTTGACGATCAATCGCGCCTTGGGATACACTGGGTAGGCGCACGCAGCGTATTTTGGCGTTGTTGGAGCGCCCGCTCGACAGTGGCTTGGAGTTGTAGTGAGGCAATTGGGGTTGGTTGGAGCAGGTCGGAGACAAAGAGGGATGGGTGCATGGGAGGAGATGCTTAGCACGAGGGTGACGGggaacggcggcggtagTAGTGCGAGTGGGAGACgcgggggaaggggaacaTGTTGGTGAAGTTAAGGTTCATCCATGTGCCCCTGCCGCGTATGGAAAGGTCAATGTCCAGTCAGTGAGTGGTTGGTGACATGATGTCGGTGTGTAGTGTCTGCCAGTGGGCGTATTCGGAATAGCCCCTCGGCACGTCGGTctttgttcttcttctttgttttcctcctctgcctctcttttctctttctcccgATCCCACGGACAACGAGGCACGAGACTTGAGGCTGAGCCCGTATGCAAGAGAAGGAATAGACCTCgaaagaaggccaaggcaaTTGGCTTTGCAGTTTCGTGGATAATGGCCGTCCGAGGAGCGGCGCGGTTCACTCTGCGGTCTAGTATTATTCGGACGTCCTGTTTGGTTTGGTTGCAGCGgagggaggacgaggaaCGGGCCACTGAGACAAGCTGACTGACTATTGGAAACGGTCAAGGGCCTCCGTGGGGTGGGACCTGCAACCAGACAGCAGCCAGACAGCTTGCCTTGCCAGCCTCCCTTGTCGTGATTTCCCCAATCTGACATTCACGTCCTAGGCCCGTTTGTTCCAACTTCCCTCCCCGCTACTCAGCAACTTGTGTCAAGCGACGCCTCCTCCAGTGGCGGCGCCCTGCATCCCAGAGCCAACGCCTGCGGGTTCTGTCATGGCAGCAAGCCACTCACAGGACAGGCTGCTTCAGAGGAACTCTCAACAAAGTACGGACCATCTGTGCCCGATCTCAACCTTGGACCGCCGTTACAGCGCCCGCCTGGGCCTCCCACGTGCTGAAACGCGCAAAGGAGCGGATGCGACGTGTGTGCGGAAAGATGACGCTGACTCCGAATacacatccccccccccctcacctCCCCAGAATGACTTTGCGATGGAAAATTTCTTCTTGATTTTATTATCCGGGGAGAATATCCCAAGGATACATCAAAATGGATGCGTTCTTCGTACCACGTGTTCCGGCcgccttctttttttccttccaGAAGAAAGACGCGCAGTCCGGCCTCGGACGTTTGGCCGACCGACACATTCAACGCAGCGTAGAACCGACTCATCCACTTATCAGCACAATCAGAGTTTGGTCCGAGGCGACAAATGGGCTAGCGATGCTCGTCATGGGGTGATGGTCCGACCGATGGGTTCGGGACCCAATGCTATCCGGACCTCGGGCCCGGTCCCATATGTGTGGGTCATGCCCCGGGTGTTCGGCTCCAGTCTCCCCGGCTCGGCCGGACGATGCCGTGTAACCTTGCTCCGCCCGGGGGTTCTGCGCAAAAGCATGAGCGACTCCGTTCGGAACAAAGACAGAGTCGTGATTGGAACAGAAATGAAATGGGCACTTTTCATATGCAAATTGGCAAACCCGTAGGCGACACGTCTGCCTCTGCCGAGTTATCCGTTCATGGCGCCCAGTGGAGACGCCTTCACCTGCGTAACACGTCCAATGGGAATACGGGCCAAGATCGCCCAGCTGAACGTCCTGTGCCCGGCTTCACCTTGCCGCACCTCTCTGCGGGCTGATCGCCAGCGGCCCATCCGCCTTAAAAGCAGCCCGTCTCGCGCCCTCGTTTCTGTTGGTTATTGTGTTTTATCGCCATTCCAACTCCAATCAAGCATTATCGCCATCATGACGCTGACGACTTCTGCCGACCCTTCCAGTGAGTGTTCACCTGTAGTCACATCCTCCGAGCCCTTGTGCACAGCTAATGCTTGCAAAAGCCATGCTTGCTCGAGCCATTTCCGAACAGGAGGCTGTTACTTGCCATCTCGAACCCGTCCCTTGCGATTGCCCCTTCGGCAAATacaccggcaccgccggctGGCTCAAACTGCTGGAGGCCATTGTTCACTATTATGCACCGCCCAGATGGGTTCGCTGGCTCATCGGAATAGGTCTCTTCATCCACGTCACGGTCATACTCATCACCAGGTGTCTTGAATTCATCATCAGGGTTCTCGAATGCCAGAGTGTCAGGCAGAGGGGCGGCAGCTGGGCTGATGTCCTCGCCGTGATGAGCAAGAAAAAGCCGGATCTTCATGGACTTAGCGAAGACCGCAAGCGGGAGATTAGTGCGCAGAGTTTTTAGTAGTTTTATTGTTGGAAACTAACGTTCGTTCCTCCAATGGGGGGCAAATGGACATCTCCAGCACAAACGTTTTTATGACGGGTTGATAGCCTAGTACCAAGTTGTTGGATTTTTTCAGATGTCATGCATGTTACGCCGCTTCAAACCACACAAAAATGATTTAGAAATGTTTGATAACGGTTTCTAAGCATAGATATGCAGTCGTCGCTTGTCGATGCAATCAGTCATACCGTCACGATTTCAGACAAGTCAGGATTGTGGTGAAGAACACGCTTTATTATCTCTATATCGTCAAATCATTTCTCAAAGTCCATCCATAACCTGGCGGAGGGAGCCCGAAGATACTCCCCAAGACCGCCAGGCCACTGTCGAAGAAAAAGGCCATCACCCGTACCACAAACCACCACTCAGTAAAGAATTATGCCGGAACCCCCCGGAGGCGTCCCAAAGAAGTGAACAACGACCATAGATGCTCGGTCGAGGGAGAGAAACCCCCTAGCCACACTCTTACAAGAGGATGGCAGCGGCGATGACGCTGAAGGCGAGAGCACCGAAGCTGGCGACAAACTTGTTGGATCcagcgacgacaacgacggaaGGCTGGGTCCCCTCGGTGCTGGTGGCGGTAGGGGCCGGACCGTCGGGTCCGGGA from Colletotrichum higginsianum IMI 349063 chromosome 3, whole genome shotgun sequence includes the following:
- a CDS encoding Pectinesterase; protein product: MASVPNINQAASHPPPRDQDHQQQLKKKWKGTWLRGLSVRIRTRKDALLAAAAAVPAAGGAGGGGQDLAAGSVERGTQTTTATTTTTAAAAAVARRRSRPLRQHSETRAQSGEPETLLAGQSGPSTAAMSAATSASHSPATSTTTAQTTTVPSSSSSSSSSTSLSVGVGASIGSFPSTSSAPCPTCGQRRHIDLHRPPTPVKPEDRFQFRSGVPYGPWTITHPPPVPLDLSQTVTSSEAPTAPIDSTASSNNSSSSDNNGSGVGNISGAPLTSFHPFSRLPPELRSKILRFYLERPRIVEIRCMNDLKKIHFAPNALGNLASNIAWSADNTLPALMWVNRECRAETRAFYRVQLPMHPTNKIAWPVLINPSFDTVIFTFPWSSEIPLDIFLSDCLAFDPLGVGIRHFGTRDRGGPETWDLTPVPGCAPLSKSLANLESYTEAIQLVDDRAAARFPVWMIHEGYLTSGIPAKNAFYQDVPRLLLSNDYEPPDATNQRAALEALRAQLAEYLPRDVAQKLVMQRMFYRKYFRHLRMKCTKTDLAGLGMVRQIPGGETEEFFLSNGREVVGPRKKRRCVLDVRPSSSWHLWDDD